The Erythrobacter sp. Alg231-14 genome has a segment encoding these proteins:
- a CDS encoding solute:sodium symporter family transporter → MSDAGLLFTGASCVFFMALVGLISWLKTRGTTDTKEGYFLAGRGLGATFIAGSLLLTNLSAEQLIGLNGSAYGYNLSSMGWEVTAAIATIAMALVFLPKYLAGAFTTLPQFLNDRFDPVVRRMSVILFMLGYGLVTIPSVLYSGSVAVLLLFDVPGLTGLDYFQSLVATVVVIGITGSIYAIFGGLRAVAVSDTINGIGLLIIGILVPVFGLIALGNGDFGAGLTQIGTEHTEKLNAIGNADAPTPFGTLFTGMIFANLFYWCTNQYVIQRTLGAKSLAEGQKGVLFSGFFKILVPFMMMVPGVIAFHLYGPELGTIDEAYPRLIRDVLPVYLSGFFLAVLLGAVFSSFNSLLNSAATLFSLDVYAPAKENAAGGKADDAELVRVAKIASLVIAAFSFVVAPMLYFAEQGLWQIIRVFTGFYNIPTVVIVIVGLFTARVPALGAKIVIIFHVVTYGLLRFVFDEAITLHFLHQYAILFVVEVAIMLVCGWVRPREKAWQFTRNEKVDLTPWKFAKPLAVTLFSCVVATYLLFSPIGVASQAGPGLVFAALIGAIVIANLTLWILAMRPVLAEPALRNQ, encoded by the coding sequence ATGAGCGATGCGGGATTGCTATTCACCGGCGCAAGCTGTGTCTTCTTCATGGCGCTGGTCGGCCTAATCAGCTGGTTGAAAACGCGCGGAACGACCGACACAAAAGAGGGATATTTCCTTGCAGGGCGCGGGTTGGGCGCGACGTTCATCGCCGGCTCTTTGTTGCTGACGAACCTTTCGGCTGAACAACTCATCGGGCTGAATGGGTCGGCCTATGGCTACAATTTGTCGAGCATGGGTTGGGAAGTCACCGCGGCCATCGCAACGATCGCTATGGCTTTGGTGTTCTTGCCCAAATACCTTGCCGGAGCCTTCACCACTCTACCGCAATTTTTGAACGATCGGTTTGATCCCGTCGTCCGCCGGATGTCGGTGATTTTGTTCATGTTGGGCTATGGCCTCGTGACCATTCCCAGCGTTTTGTATTCGGGTTCTGTTGCGGTGTTGTTGTTGTTCGACGTGCCGGGTTTGACCGGCCTCGATTACTTCCAATCCTTGGTGGCGACCGTGGTGGTGATTGGGATCACGGGATCAATCTATGCAATTTTCGGCGGTCTGCGTGCAGTTGCGGTGTCCGATACGATCAACGGCATTGGCCTTTTGATTATTGGGATATTGGTGCCGGTCTTTGGTTTGATCGCGTTGGGGAATGGCGATTTTGGCGCCGGTCTTACGCAGATCGGGACGGAGCACACCGAAAAATTGAACGCTATTGGCAACGCCGATGCGCCCACGCCCTTTGGCACATTGTTCACCGGGATGATCTTCGCCAACCTATTTTACTGGTGCACGAACCAATATGTGATCCAACGGACATTGGGCGCCAAAAGCTTGGCCGAAGGGCAGAAAGGCGTTCTGTTTTCCGGCTTCTTCAAAATCCTTGTGCCGTTCATGATGATGGTTCCGGGGGTCATAGCGTTCCACCTTTATGGCCCCGAACTTGGTACGATAGACGAAGCGTATCCACGGCTGATCCGCGACGTTTTGCCGGTCTATCTGTCTGGCTTTTTCCTCGCAGTGCTGCTGGGCGCGGTGTTCAGCTCGTTTAATTCCTTGCTCAACAGCGCGGCGACGTTGTTCAGCTTGGACGTCTACGCCCCTGCGAAAGAGAACGCGGCCGGTGGCAAGGCGGATGATGCCGAATTGGTCCGGGTTGCCAAAATCGCCAGCCTTGTGATCGCAGCCTTTTCCTTTGTGGTCGCCCCAATGCTGTATTTTGCCGAGCAAGGGCTCTGGCAGATCATTCGGGTCTTTACCGGGTTCTACAACATCCCGACCGTTGTGATCGTGATTGTCGGGTTGTTCACCGCGCGCGTTCCGGCCCTGGGTGCAAAGATCGTTATCATCTTCCACGTGGTCACATACGGTTTGCTAAGGTTCGTCTTTGACGAGGCCATCACCCTCCATTTCCTTCACCAATACGCGATCCTGTTCGTGGTGGAGGTTGCGATTATGCTGGTGTGCGGTTGGGTTCGGCCGCGCGAAAAAGCGTGGCAGTTTACCCGCAATGAGAAAGTCGATCTCACCCCGTGGAAATTTGCAAAGCCATTGGCCGTCACGTTGTTCTCTTGCGTCGTGGCGACCTATTTGCTGTTCTCGCCCATCGGCGTCGCCTCGCAAGCGGGGCCGGGCTTGGTCTTCGCGGCCTTGATCGGCGCTATAGTCATCGCAAACCTCACGCTTTGGATTCTTGCAATGCGTCCTGTTTTGGCGGAGCCAGCCCTACGCAATCAATGA
- a CDS encoding S41 family peptidase — MMTKPILSSLLLFTAATIAFPTAAQDTAQDPAQNADILINAGVEETNTEGMPTGWFSNGNNGTGYMLELDRETAVHGQQSVRLTSTPDREANFAVFAQVVDASAYRGHKLRFTAQVRAGATVSEHLGLWFRVDRDDGTIGFFDNMQDRPITNRAWDTHTIEGIVDANATRITVGVLMTGDGEAWFDDAQLVDMGPVSRREIMTRARENPRLTTMDGDIAASPVSARGLQNLSAFARLYGLVRWFHPSAAAINADWDSVAFRAIPRVENAQTAEQLAQILNDTFAELAPALEVVPGGLDNLPDEAPQSGPGFVWQHFGLGGSSAIYSSARIAIDDVRDGTVTSEALPGGVSFRLPLFTVADAGEAGEGTTAQAADGYGDKPEGWTPSGHDRTTRIAATIEAGVTLEHFYPYWDEVDGDWDAAFDRALAQAAEAADDNAFRSALQRLVSAIDDGHGAVRYPSNINAALPIDWTMIDGNLIITKVGASAAETGLEAGMVVDTINGRSTEEFFADRMAQWSGSDHFVLAMAETTSRYGVMDEALELGVTRGDGENSTVNVSMQEFSADASFASLRPDDVAEIEPGTFYVDLSRIGQADLDAAIERLAEADGVIFDLRGYPRVNTQWLRHLIDEPVRSAKFLKPEFTGPDAEARYDVDGGWNVTPLAPRVTPNIVFLTNATAISYSESILGTVKANGLGIIVGSPTAGANGNVSEVTLPGGYRLRYTGMLVVNRDGTRHHIDGVQPDVLIAPTREGVRQGRDEVFEAGLAIVLGE, encoded by the coding sequence ATGATGACCAAACCAATCCTATCAAGCCTATTGCTTTTTACCGCCGCGACGATCGCCTTTCCGACCGCCGCACAAGATACAGCACAAGACCCCGCTCAGAACGCTGACATCCTGATCAATGCAGGCGTTGAAGAAACCAACACGGAAGGCATGCCGACCGGCTGGTTTAGCAACGGGAATAACGGCACCGGCTACATGTTGGAATTGGATAGAGAAACGGCCGTCCACGGGCAACAAAGCGTCCGATTGACCTCAACCCCCGACCGGGAAGCCAATTTTGCGGTGTTTGCCCAAGTGGTGGATGCGAGCGCCTATCGCGGTCACAAATTGCGCTTCACAGCGCAGGTGCGGGCGGGTGCAACTGTCTCTGAACATCTGGGTTTGTGGTTCCGTGTTGATCGGGACGACGGGACGATCGGCTTTTTCGATAACATGCAAGATCGGCCGATCACCAACCGCGCATGGGACACCCACACGATCGAGGGGATCGTCGATGCCAACGCAACGAGGATCACGGTCGGTGTCTTGATGACCGGCGATGGTGAGGCGTGGTTCGATGATGCTCAATTGGTGGATATGGGACCGGTCAGCCGCCGCGAAATCATGACCCGCGCGCGTGAGAACCCCCGATTGACGACCATGGATGGCGACATCGCCGCATCGCCGGTTTCCGCGCGCGGATTGCAAAACCTTTCTGCGTTTGCGCGATTATACGGGTTGGTTCGTTGGTTTCATCCATCGGCCGCCGCAATCAACGCGGATTGGGATAGCGTCGCGTTCCGCGCGATCCCGCGGGTCGAAAACGCTCAGACCGCAGAACAGCTCGCTCAGATACTCAACGACACTTTCGCCGAATTGGCTCCCGCATTGGAAGTTGTGCCGGGAGGGTTGGACAATTTGCCTGACGAAGCTCCGCAAAGCGGCCCCGGCTTTGTTTGGCAGCATTTTGGACTGGGCGGATCCTCGGCGATCTATTCCTCGGCACGGATTGCGATTGACGACGTCCGCGATGGGACCGTGACATCTGAAGCCTTGCCCGGCGGAGTGTCGTTCCGATTGCCCCTATTCACCGTCGCCGATGCGGGGGAGGCGGGCGAAGGCACAACCGCCCAAGCGGCCGATGGTTATGGAGATAAGCCCGAAGGCTGGACCCCGTCCGGTCATGATCGCACGACCCGAATTGCGGCCACAATAGAGGCCGGGGTGACCTTGGAGCATTTCTACCCCTACTGGGATGAGGTCGATGGGGATTGGGATGCAGCGTTCGACCGCGCTCTTGCCCAAGCGGCAGAGGCGGCTGACGACAACGCGTTTCGCTCCGCCCTACAGCGATTGGTCAGTGCCATCGATGATGGGCATGGCGCGGTGCGGTACCCGTCCAATATCAACGCCGCTTTGCCCATCGATTGGACGATGATTGATGGCAATCTGATCATCACCAAAGTGGGCGCCTCCGCCGCCGAAACCGGATTGGAGGCTGGGATGGTGGTCGATACGATCAATGGTCGATCAACCGAAGAATTCTTTGCGGATCGGATGGCCCAATGGTCCGGCAGCGATCATTTCGTGCTGGCCATGGCTGAGACTACTTCCCGGTACGGCGTCATGGACGAAGCATTGGAACTGGGCGTGACGAGAGGTGATGGTGAAAACTCGACCGTCAATGTTTCGATGCAAGAATTCTCAGCCGATGCATCCTTTGCCAGTTTGCGACCCGATGATGTTGCGGAAATAGAACCGGGCACATTCTACGTCGATCTAAGCCGGATAGGTCAGGCCGATTTGGATGCCGCGATTGAACGTTTGGCAGAGGCAGATGGGGTCATATTCGACCTTCGCGGTTATCCGCGCGTGAACACGCAATGGTTGCGGCATTTGATCGATGAGCCGGTCCGATCGGCAAAATTCCTAAAACCGGAATTCACCGGCCCGGACGCAGAGGCGCGGTACGACGTTGATGGCGGATGGAACGTAACGCCGCTGGCTCCGCGTGTGACGCCAAACATCGTGTTCCTCACCAATGCGACCGCAATCAGTTATTCTGAATCGATCCTAGGCACGGTGAAGGCCAATGGATTGGGTATCATCGTCGGCAGCCCAACCGCCGGGGCAAACGGCAACGTGTCTGAGGTAACGTTACCGGGCGGATATCGATTGCGGTACACTGGCATGCTCGTCGTCAATCGCGACGGCACCCGGCATCACATTGATGGCGTTCAACCCGATGTCCTGATCGCGCCGACCCGCGAAGGGGTGAGGCAAGGGCGCGATGAGGTGTTCGAGGCGGGGTTGGCCATCGTGTTGGGAGAATGA
- a CDS encoding aldo/keto reductase — protein sequence MPQVGFGLWKIPREDTANSVVEAIRAGYRHFDSAADYANEAETGDGLAKAIAQGLISRDDVWVTSKLWNTFHAAEHVEEACRKTLADLQLDCLDLYLIHFPIALEYVPIDERYPPEWLHNPDATDPVMQRARVPLHETWKAMEGLVEKGLVKRIGVCNYNSALVHDLMTYARIKPAMLQIEAHPYLSQENLIRCATGYGIDVTAFSPLGAQSYFELNMAEAGESLLGTAPVMVAAQAHGKTPAQVLLKWGVQRGTAVIPKTTKPERMRENLDIADFELSNVEMAAIGALNQNRRFNDPGVFAQEAFNTFHPIYD from the coding sequence ATGCCGCAAGTAGGCTTTGGCCTTTGGAAAATCCCCCGCGAAGACACCGCTAACAGCGTCGTCGAAGCGATCCGCGCGGGATATCGTCATTTTGACAGCGCCGCCGATTACGCCAACGAAGCCGAAACCGGCGACGGCTTGGCAAAGGCGATCGCCCAAGGCCTCATTTCCCGCGATGATGTTTGGGTGACATCCAAATTGTGGAACACATTTCACGCCGCCGAACACGTCGAAGAGGCCTGCCGCAAAACGCTGGCCGATCTGCAACTCGATTGCCTTGACCTATACTTGATCCATTTCCCGATCGCTTTGGAATATGTGCCGATCGACGAACGCTACCCGCCCGAATGGCTGCACAATCCCGACGCCACAGATCCCGTCATGCAACGCGCAAGGGTGCCTTTGCACGAAACATGGAAGGCGATGGAGGGTCTGGTCGAAAAGGGCCTCGTGAAGCGCATTGGCGTGTGCAATTACAATTCTGCACTGGTCCATGATTTGATGACCTATGCGCGGATCAAACCCGCCATGTTGCAAATCGAGGCGCATCCCTATCTCAGCCAAGAAAACCTAATTCGGTGCGCAACCGGATACGGGATCGATGTTACCGCGTTTTCGCCGTTGGGGGCGCAAAGCTATTTCGAATTGAACATGGCCGAAGCGGGTGAGAGCTTGCTTGGCACGGCACCTGTGATGGTCGCGGCGCAAGCGCATGGCAAAACGCCGGCACAGGTCCTGTTGAAATGGGGCGTGCAACGCGGCACCGCGGTCATCCCCAAAACGACCAAGCCGGAACGCATGCGCGAAAATCTTGATATTGCCGATTTTGAATTGAGCAATGTTGAAATGGCGGCGATTGGCGCTCTCAATCAAAACCGTCGCTTCAACGATCCTGGCGTGTTCGCGCAGGAAGCCTTCAACACATTTCACCCGATCTATGATTGA
- a CDS encoding TauD/TfdA family dioxygenase: MNQTEFPAITTGTGDLAAYLQSNKDAVDADLFDAGAVLFRGFDVPDPQAFDAAINGYGEAGFTYEDSLSNAVRTNVTPRVFTANEAPPTTEIFLHHEMAQTPIYPAKLFFYCEIAPGSGGATPICRSDWVLDRLSNEAPEFVARVEEQGVRYTNVMPGDDDAGSGQGRSWRSTLSAETTQAAEARLAQLGYSWEWRDGGSLRATTPTLDAIRLLPDGRRSFFNQLIAAFRGWADSRNDSNRAITFGDGTPITNDEMAPAITIADELTYDLAWQAGDVALIDNFAVMHGRRPFNGKRRVLASLIA, from the coding sequence ATGAACCAAACAGAATTTCCAGCAATCACCACCGGTACCGGCGACCTGGCCGCGTATCTTCAAAGCAACAAAGACGCCGTCGACGCCGATTTGTTCGACGCAGGTGCGGTGCTTTTTAGAGGCTTTGACGTGCCGGATCCGCAGGCTTTTGATGCCGCGATCAACGGGTATGGCGAAGCCGGCTTTACTTATGAAGACTCGCTGTCAAACGCGGTGCGCACCAACGTCACGCCGCGCGTTTTCACGGCGAACGAAGCCCCTCCGACGACAGAGATCTTTTTGCATCATGAAATGGCGCAAACTCCGATCTACCCGGCGAAATTGTTTTTCTATTGTGAGATCGCGCCCGGGTCAGGCGGCGCCACCCCGATTTGCCGATCGGATTGGGTGTTGGATCGATTGTCAAACGAAGCCCCAGAATTTGTGGCGCGTGTCGAAGAACAAGGCGTGCGCTACACCAATGTCATGCCCGGTGATGACGATGCCGGTTCGGGCCAAGGACGCAGTTGGCGCAGCACGTTAAGCGCGGAGACGACGCAAGCGGCAGAGGCCCGATTGGCTCAATTGGGATACAGTTGGGAATGGCGCGACGGTGGTTCCTTGCGCGCGACCACGCCCACATTGGATGCGATCCGTTTGTTGCCCGATGGTCGGCGCAGTTTCTTCAACCAATTGATCGCTGCGTTTCGCGGATGGGCCGACAGCCGTAATGATTCCAACCGGGCGATCACCTTTGGCGATGGCACTCCGATCACCAACGATGAAATGGCCCCCGCCATCACCATTGCGGATGAATTGACCTATGATTTGGCATGGCAGGCCGGTGATGTCGCATTGATCGACAATTTCGCCGTGATGCATGGCCGCCGTCCATTCAATGGAAAACGCCGGGTCCTTGCCTCATTGATTGCGTAG
- a CDS encoding M3 family metallopeptidase: MKNPGLTSILSTVSAVALLTGCTAYSQGTDMAPSTQVASDATAIPVGTGYFASDSELPFLTPDFSRISEDDYVPAFEQGMAIQAAEVQAIVDNPEAPTFENTIVALEKSGRMLGRVARVFFALTGANTTDRLDEINTEMSPKLSAHSDSITLNPALFARVKAVYDNRAAMTMTREDAKLLEEAYKQMVHAGALLTDAQRDRVKAINTELSTLTTEFSQAVRAATNDQPLVVDTAEELAGLSDADIAAAAEFATSKGFDGKYAIALQNTTQQPLLPALENRATREQLFTLSHNRSDGTNPAHDTRLLLANIAGLRAEKAALFGEPDWASYTMYDRMAKTPRTALDFMEQMVPALAATQRREAALLNEAIASEGGNYEVKPWDWYRYANKVKAERYDLDEDAVMEYFQLEKVLEEGVFYMSEKLYGLTFERRTDIPTYHPDVWVYTVFEADGSELGLFFFDPFQRPSKRGGAWMSNFVDQSYLWDTKPVIYNVLNIPKASDGEVQLVSFDNVNTIFHEFGHALHGFFADQRYESLSGTATARDFVEYPSQVHEMWASYPEVLQNYAQHYETGEVIPIELVERIEAASKFNQGYDFGEVVEAALLDMRWSALTPEQASAIDTPEKVDAFERSALEDLGLEIDLVPPRYRSTYFNHIFSSPAGYSAGYYSYLWTEMLDRDSRKWFIDNGGMTRENGQHYRETVLSRGGTMDYFVMFENFAGRQPDVGPMLEARGLTDGAD, translated from the coding sequence ATGAAGAATCCCGGACTTACCTCGATCCTTTCGACCGTATCAGCGGTCGCTTTGTTGACAGGGTGCACCGCCTATTCGCAAGGAACCGACATGGCACCATCGACACAGGTTGCATCGGACGCGACCGCCATTCCCGTGGGAACCGGCTATTTCGCATCGGACAGCGAATTGCCGTTCCTGACGCCAGATTTCTCAAGGATTTCAGAGGATGACTACGTTCCCGCCTTTGAACAAGGCATGGCCATCCAAGCGGCCGAAGTTCAGGCGATCGTTGACAATCCCGAAGCACCAACTTTTGAAAACACCATTGTAGCGCTTGAAAAATCGGGTCGCATGTTGGGGCGGGTCGCCCGCGTATTCTTTGCTTTGACCGGCGCGAACACGACCGACCGACTGGATGAAATCAACACAGAGATGAGCCCAAAGCTCTCTGCTCATTCTGATTCCATCACACTCAACCCCGCTTTGTTTGCTCGGGTAAAGGCGGTTTATGACAACCGCGCCGCGATGACGATGACCCGCGAAGATGCGAAATTGCTCGAAGAAGCGTACAAACAAATGGTCCATGCGGGCGCTTTGTTGACCGATGCACAGCGAGATCGAGTAAAGGCGATCAACACGGAATTGTCGACATTGACGACCGAATTCAGTCAGGCCGTTCGCGCCGCGACCAATGACCAACCTTTGGTCGTGGATACCGCCGAAGAGCTGGCCGGTCTTTCCGACGCCGATATCGCTGCCGCTGCGGAATTTGCCACATCCAAAGGGTTCGATGGGAAATACGCCATCGCTCTGCAAAACACGACCCAACAACCCTTGTTGCCGGCATTGGAAAACCGCGCCACCCGCGAACAATTGTTCACGCTAAGCCACAACCGTTCGGACGGCACCAATCCAGCGCATGACACGCGTTTGTTGCTCGCCAATATTGCGGGCCTGCGTGCAGAAAAAGCCGCGTTGTTCGGGGAACCGGATTGGGCCAGCTACACCATGTATGATCGCATGGCGAAAACGCCGCGCACGGCGCTTGATTTTATGGAGCAAATGGTCCCTGCATTGGCCGCAACACAGCGGCGCGAGGCGGCCTTGTTGAACGAGGCGATCGCCAGCGAAGGCGGCAATTACGAAGTGAAGCCGTGGGATTGGTACCGCTATGCCAACAAGGTGAAAGCGGAACGGTATGATCTCGATGAAGACGCCGTGATGGAATATTTCCAGCTTGAAAAAGTGCTGGAAGAGGGCGTGTTTTACATGTCGGAGAAGCTGTACGGCCTGACGTTTGAACGCCGCACAGACATCCCGACCTACCACCCTGATGTATGGGTTTACACCGTGTTCGAAGCGGATGGCTCTGAATTGGGATTGTTTTTCTTTGACCCGTTCCAGCGCCCATCAAAACGCGGCGGCGCGTGGATGTCTAACTTTGTCGATCAAAGCTATTTGTGGGACACGAAGCCGGTCATCTACAATGTTCTGAACATCCCCAAGGCGTCTGATGGCGAAGTGCAATTGGTAAGCTTCGACAACGTCAACACGATCTTCCATGAATTCGGCCACGCGCTGCACGGCTTCTTTGCCGATCAACGTTATGAAAGCCTGTCCGGCACGGCCACGGCGCGCGATTTCGTTGAATATCCAAGCCAAGTTCACGAAATGTGGGCGTCGTATCCCGAAGTTCTGCAAAACTACGCGCAGCACTATGAAACCGGTGAAGTGATCCCGATCGAATTGGTGGAACGGATCGAAGCGGCGTCGAAATTCAACCAAGGGTATGATTTCGGCGAAGTGGTCGAAGCGGCCTTGTTGGATATGCGATGGAGCGCGTTGACCCCTGAGCAAGCATCGGCGATCGACACACCAGAAAAAGTGGACGCGTTTGAACGTTCCGCTCTCGAAGATCTGGGGCTTGAAATTGATCTGGTCCCGCCGCGCTATCGTTCGACCTATTTCAACCACATCTTCAGCTCACCTGCGGGATATTCCGCAGGCTATTACAGCTATTTGTGGACCGAAATGCTCGACCGCGACAGCCGCAAATGGTTCATCGACAATGGCGGAATGACGCGTGAAAACGGCCAACATTATCGCGAAACGGTTTTGAGCCGTGGCGGCACGATGGATTATTTCGTGATGTTTGAAAACTTCGCGGGTCGCCAACCAGATGTTGGCCCTATGTTGGAAGCGCGCGGATTGACCGACGGCGCAGATTGA